Proteins from a genomic interval of Pseudomonas silesiensis:
- a CDS encoding putative porin — protein MRLASKKTAAALCGGLLLAMSIPANAAVDAKLLDMLKANGSISPAQYAELQAELAKDKKEQQIARQAQQETNEQIAATAKKTNELSTFDQKLAWAAKTQFKGDVRFRQETVKNDGVSNTGDQDRQRIRARLGAYTEINPQVDTGIRIATGNNNDARSTNQSLEGNFSKKDIWLDQGYVDYHPTAIKNLHLIGGKMPQPWVSMGDIIWDSDISPEGLAVTYKYPLGSSTELFGSAGHYTLQDNVDGEGKQFRHDLRLYAGQLGARFAITDNLKMTLGGSLYAYDNDEDTASLAINGNSPGEEFKVWEGFGSLDIGGLPMPLSLYGQIVNNDSASNDQDMGWLAGVKTKFYGFGLDYNYRDIQRNAVVGAFTDSDFANGFTGSRGSKLKVSYEIDKNFALGATYFMADSDYTNATLRDSKINTLQLDAEAKF, from the coding sequence ATGCGTCTTGCTTCCAAGAAAACTGCGGCGGCCCTGTGTGGCGGCCTGTTGTTGGCCATGAGTATTCCGGCCAATGCCGCAGTCGACGCCAAACTGCTCGACATGCTCAAGGCCAACGGTTCGATTTCCCCGGCGCAGTACGCTGAATTGCAGGCCGAACTGGCCAAGGATAAGAAGGAGCAGCAGATTGCGCGTCAGGCTCAGCAAGAAACCAATGAGCAGATCGCAGCGACGGCGAAGAAAACCAATGAACTGAGTACCTTCGACCAGAAACTGGCGTGGGCGGCCAAGACCCAGTTTAAAGGTGACGTCCGTTTCCGCCAGGAAACGGTCAAGAACGATGGCGTATCGAACACCGGCGACCAGGATCGTCAACGTATTCGTGCCCGCCTGGGTGCCTACACAGAAATCAATCCGCAGGTGGACACCGGCATTCGTATCGCCACTGGCAACAACAACGATGCTCGCTCCACCAACCAGAGCCTGGAAGGCAACTTCTCCAAGAAAGATATCTGGCTGGACCAGGGCTACGTCGACTACCACCCGACTGCCATCAAGAATTTGCACTTGATCGGCGGCAAGATGCCGCAACCCTGGGTGAGCATGGGCGACATTATCTGGGACAGCGACATCAGCCCGGAAGGTCTGGCTGTGACTTACAAATACCCGCTAGGCAGCTCGACCGAGCTGTTCGGTAGCGCCGGCCATTACACCCTCCAGGACAACGTCGACGGCGAAGGCAAGCAGTTCCGTCACGACTTGCGCCTGTACGCAGGCCAGTTGGGCGCACGCTTCGCAATCACCGACAACCTGAAAATGACGCTGGGTGGCAGTCTCTACGCTTACGACAATGACGAGGACACCGCTTCCCTGGCCATCAACGGAAACAGCCCGGGCGAAGAATTCAAAGTGTGGGAAGGCTTTGGTTCGCTCGACATCGGCGGTCTGCCAATGCCACTGTCGCTATACGGTCAAATCGTCAACAACGACAGTGCGAGCAACGATCAGGACATGGGCTGGCTGGCGGGCGTCAAGACCAAGTTCTACGGTTTCGGCCTGGACTACAACTATCGCGACATCCAGCGTAACGCCGTGGTCGGTGCTTTCACCGACTCCGACTTCGCCAACGGTTTCACCGGTTCGCGCGGCAGCAAGTTGAAAGTGAGCTACGAGATCGACAAGAACTTCGCCCTCGGTGCGACGTACTTCATGGCTGACTCCGACTACACCAACGCCACCCTGCGGGACTCGAAAATCAACACCCTGCAGCTGGATGCAGAAGCCAAGTTCTGA
- a CDS encoding beta-ketoacyl-ACP synthase III, producing MHNVVISGTGLYTPANSISNEELVQSFNTYVGQFNADNAEAIARGEIEALTESSAAFIEKASGIKSRFVMDKDGILDPQRMAPRLPERSNDEWSVLCQMAIGAAEQALQRAGKTAADIDGVIVACSNLQRAYPAIAIEVQEALGIQGFGFDMNVACSSATFGIQAAANSVQLGQARAILMVNPEVCTGHLNFRDRDSHFIFGDAATAVIIERADLATSPYQFDVVSTKLLTKFSNNIRNNFGFLNRAAEEAIGAKDKLFVQEGRKVFKDVCPMVAELIARHLEENQLNVTDVKRFWLHQANLSMNHLIVRKLLGREATEEEAPVILDTYANTSSAGSVIAFHKHQDDLAAGSLAVLSSFGAGYSIGSVILRKR from the coding sequence ATGCATAACGTCGTCATCAGCGGCACCGGCTTGTACACCCCGGCCAACAGCATTTCCAACGAAGAGCTGGTGCAGTCTTTCAATACCTACGTCGGGCAGTTCAACGCCGATAACGCCGAAGCGATCGCCCGCGGTGAAATCGAGGCGCTGACCGAATCCAGCGCGGCGTTCATCGAAAAAGCTTCTGGCATCAAAAGCCGCTTTGTCATGGACAAGGACGGTATCCTCGACCCGCAACGCATGGCGCCACGCCTGCCGGAGCGCTCGAATGACGAATGGTCGGTGCTCTGCCAGATGGCCATCGGCGCCGCCGAGCAAGCCCTGCAGCGTGCGGGCAAGACCGCCGCGGACATCGACGGCGTGATCGTCGCCTGTTCCAACCTGCAGCGCGCCTACCCGGCCATCGCCATCGAAGTCCAGGAGGCGCTGGGCATCCAGGGGTTCGGCTTCGACATGAACGTAGCCTGCTCCTCGGCGACCTTCGGCATTCAGGCCGCCGCCAACAGCGTGCAACTGGGCCAGGCCCGGGCGATCCTGATGGTCAACCCGGAAGTCTGCACCGGTCACCTGAATTTCCGCGACCGCGACAGCCATTTCATCTTCGGCGACGCCGCCACCGCGGTGATCATCGAACGTGCCGACCTGGCCACCTCCCCGTACCAGTTCGACGTGGTCAGCACCAAGCTGCTGACCAAATTCTCCAACAATATCCGTAACAACTTCGGCTTCCTCAATCGCGCAGCGGAAGAAGCCATCGGTGCCAAGGACAAACTGTTCGTCCAGGAAGGCCGCAAGGTGTTCAAGGACGTCTGCCCGATGGTCGCTGAACTGATCGCCAGACATCTGGAAGAAAACCAGCTCAACGTCACCGACGTGAAGCGCTTCTGGCTGCACCAGGCCAACCTCAGCATGAACCATTTGATCGTCAGGAAACTGCTGGGCCGCGAAGCGACCGAAGAAGAAGCGCCGGTGATTCTCGACACCTACGCCAACACCAGCTCTGCCGGTTCGGTGATTGCCTTTCACAAACATCAGGATGATCTGGCGGCCGGTTCGCTGGCGGTGCTCAGCTCGTTTGGCGCCGGTTATTCGATTGGCAGCGTGATTCTGCGCAAACGCTGA
- the aceK gene encoding bifunctional isocitrate dehydrogenase kinase/phosphatase, producing the protein MPQHWPAANIARMILDGFDDYREHFRQITDGARARFEQAKWQEAQIASAARINLYEEKVGETVARLRSSFEVDTLMDDSSWPLVKSAYITLIDLRFDDELSETWYNSIFCGLFSHDLISDGCMFIHTTRPSLRRARAAQTRTYKPQGKLAGMLASVFADYRFSEEYADLPADLRRLEAQLRENLPDWVCKDPELSVELFSSVLYRNKGAYLVGRIYTQDEQWPLVIPLLHREGRGIQIDALITDEADVSIIFSFTRSYFMVDVPVPAEFIGFLKRILPGKHIAELYTSIGFYKHGKSEFYRALINHLANTDDQFIMAPGVRGMVMSVFTLPGFTTVFKIIKDRFSPSKNVDRATVIEKYRLVKSVDRVGRMADTQEFADFRFPLSKFEPACLEELLEVAASTVSVEDDTVLIRHCWTERRMTPLNLYLEHANPAQVREALEDYGLAIKQLAAANIFPGDMLLKNFGVTRHGRVVFYDYDEICFLTEANFRHIPLPRTPEDEMASEPWYSIGPLDVFPEEFPPFLFADAGQRKLFDQLHGELYNADYWKSLQEAIRAGKVIDVFPYRRKGLDNE; encoded by the coding sequence ATGCCGCAGCATTGGCCAGCCGCCAACATCGCCCGAATGATCCTCGACGGCTTTGACGATTACCGCGAGCATTTCCGTCAGATCACTGACGGCGCCCGAGCCCGATTCGAACAGGCCAAGTGGCAGGAGGCGCAAATCGCGTCGGCTGCGCGGATCAATCTGTACGAAGAAAAAGTCGGCGAAACCGTGGCGCGACTGCGCTCATCCTTCGAAGTCGACACATTGATGGACGACAGTAGCTGGCCGCTGGTCAAGAGCGCCTACATCACGTTGATCGACCTGCGCTTCGACGATGAATTATCCGAGACCTGGTACAACTCGATTTTCTGCGGGCTGTTCAGCCATGACCTGATCAGCGATGGCTGCATGTTCATCCACACCACCCGGCCCAGCCTGCGCCGGGCCCGCGCCGCGCAAACCCGCACCTACAAACCTCAAGGCAAGCTGGCGGGCATGCTCGCCAGCGTGTTCGCCGATTACCGCTTCAGCGAGGAGTACGCCGACCTGCCCGCCGACCTGCGCCGTCTCGAAGCGCAATTGCGCGAGAACCTGCCGGACTGGGTGTGCAAGGACCCGGAGCTGAGCGTCGAACTGTTTTCCTCGGTGCTTTACCGCAACAAGGGGGCGTACCTGGTGGGGCGCATCTACACCCAGGACGAGCAGTGGCCCCTGGTGATTCCGCTGCTGCACCGCGAAGGCCGAGGGATTCAGATCGATGCGTTGATCACCGATGAAGCGGACGTCTCGATCATCTTCTCCTTCACCCGTTCGTATTTCATGGTGGATGTGCCGGTGCCGGCGGAGTTCATCGGTTTCCTCAAACGCATCCTGCCGGGCAAGCACATCGCCGAGCTGTACACCTCGATCGGCTTCTACAAACACGGAAAATCCGAGTTCTACCGGGCGCTGATCAACCACCTGGCCAACACCGACGACCAGTTCATTATGGCCCCCGGCGTGCGCGGCATGGTCATGAGCGTGTTCACCCTGCCGGGTTTCACTACCGTGTTCAAAATCATCAAGGACCGCTTCTCGCCGTCGAAAAACGTCGACCGCGCCACCGTGATCGAGAAGTACCGCCTGGTGAAGAGCGTCGACCGGGTCGGGCGCATGGCCGATACCCAGGAATTTGCCGACTTTCGTTTCCCGTTGAGCAAGTTCGAGCCGGCGTGCCTGGAAGAGTTGCTCGAAGTGGCCGCGTCCACGGTGTCGGTGGAGGACGATACGGTGCTGATTCGTCACTGCTGGACCGAGCGGCGCATGACACCGCTGAACCTGTACCTGGAACATGCCAACCCGGCGCAGGTGCGCGAGGCGCTGGAGGATTACGGCCTGGCAATCAAGCAACTGGCGGCGGCGAACATCTTTCCTGGCGACATGCTGCTGAAGAACTTTGGCGTCACCCGCCACGGGCGCGTGGTGTTTTATGACTATGACGAAATCTGCTTCCTGACCGAGGCCAACTTCCGCCATATTCCGCTACCGCGAACCCCGGAAGACGAAATGGCCTCCGAGCCGTGGTATTCGATCGGGCCGCTGGATGTGTTTCCCGAAGAGTTTCCGCCGTTTCTGTTTGCCGATGCCGGGCAGCGCAAGTTGTTCGATCAGTTGCATGGCGAGTTGTACAACGCCGATTACTGGAAAAGCCTGCAGGAGGCGATTCGGGCGGGCAAAGTGATCGATGTGTTCCCGTACCGGCGCAAGGGCCTCGATAACGAATGA
- a CDS encoding GNAT family N-acetyltransferase, producing the protein MPLQCLQSLSQIAAPRWDALVPETQPFLRHAFLSALEDSGSIGPHSGWQPEHLLHVDGDRLIAALPGYRKWHSYGEYVFDHAWADACERAGIDYYPKLLSAVPFSPVSGPRLLAARVEDGFELLQSLPGYLEIEQLSSAHINFTDPFTDAALAEQPGWLQRIGCQYHWQNRGYRDFQDFLDVLSSRKRKQMRKEREQVAGQGIDFEWLEGRQLDQAQWDFVYACYANTYAVRRQRPYLTREFFSLLAERMPEAIRVVLAKQGSRPVAMAFSLVGGDSFYGRYWGCLAEFDRLHFETCFYQGMDYAIANGFQRFDAGAQGEHKLIRGFEPVITHSWHYLRHPGLKAAVKDFLRQERVGVLAYAEEARTALPYRQD; encoded by the coding sequence ATGCCGTTGCAATGCCTGCAAAGCCTGTCGCAAATTGCCGCGCCACGCTGGGACGCCCTGGTTCCGGAGACTCAGCCCTTTCTGCGTCACGCGTTTCTGAGCGCGCTGGAGGACAGTGGCAGCATCGGGCCTCATTCCGGTTGGCAGCCCGAACATTTACTGCACGTCGACGGTGATCGGCTGATCGCCGCGTTGCCCGGTTACCGCAAGTGGCATTCCTACGGCGAATACGTGTTCGATCACGCCTGGGCCGATGCCTGCGAGCGCGCCGGCATCGACTATTACCCCAAACTGTTGAGCGCCGTACCGTTTAGCCCGGTCAGCGGCCCGCGCCTGCTGGCGGCCAGGGTCGAGGACGGTTTCGAGCTGCTGCAAAGCCTGCCCGGCTACCTTGAGATCGAACAGCTCTCAAGTGCGCACATCAACTTCACCGACCCCTTCACCGACGCCGCATTGGCCGAACAGCCGGGCTGGTTGCAGCGCATCGGCTGTCAGTACCACTGGCAGAATCGCGGCTATCGGGATTTTCAGGATTTCCTCGACGTCCTCAGTTCGCGCAAGCGCAAGCAGATGCGCAAGGAGCGCGAGCAAGTGGCGGGGCAGGGGATTGATTTCGAATGGCTTGAAGGTCGGCAGCTGGATCAGGCGCAGTGGGATTTTGTCTATGCCTGCTACGCCAACACTTACGCAGTGCGGCGGCAACGGCCCTATCTGACCCGAGAGTTCTTCAGTCTGCTGGCCGAACGGATGCCGGAAGCGATTCGCGTGGTGTTGGCCAAGCAAGGCTCACGGCCGGTGGCCATGGCCTTCAGTCTGGTGGGGGGCGACAGCTTTTACGGTCGCTATTGGGGATGCCTGGCGGAGTTCGACCGGCTGCACTTCGAGACCTGCTTCTATCAGGGCATGGACTACGCGATTGCCAATGGCTTCCAGCGTTTCGATGCCGGTGCCCAAGGCGAGCACAAGTTGATTCGCGGGTTCGAGCCGGTGATCACGCATTCCTGGCACTACTTGCGCCATCCCGGCCTGAAAGCGGCCGTCAAAGACTTCCTGCGGCAAGAGCGCGTCGGTGTGTTGGCGTATGCCGAGGAAGCGAGGACGGCCTTGCCTTACCGGCAAGACTGA
- the hrpA gene encoding ATP-dependent RNA helicase HrpA: MTDESPSIDKLLKNLDHAMLADRHRLRRQLLELRKKPDEAKLAQWVARMQASCDQVLARRASLPVVRYDDSLPIAAKRDEIKAALLKHQVLIIAGETGSGKTTQLPKICLEIGRGQHGLIGHTQPRRIAARSVASRVAEELGTPLGALVGYQVRFEDQSDANTLIKLMTDGILLAETQNDRYLERYDTIIVDEAHERSLNIDFLLGYLKTLLPRRPDLKVIITSATIDLERFSKHFDDAPIVEVSGRTFPVETWYRPLTLEQDEEGNRVEDDLTVDQAILATLDEIAAFERSERKSPGDVLVFLPGEREIRDAADMLRKAQLKHTEILPLYARLSPAEQQRIFQSHPGRRVVLATNVAETSLTVPGIRYVIDSGTARISRYSYRAKVQRLPIEAISQASANQRKGRCGRVEPGICVRLFSEEDFIGRPEFTDPEILRTNLAAVILQMLHLRLGEITDFPFIEPPDGKAISDGFNLLQELSAVDRNSQLTPLGRQLARLPVDPRMGRMLLEAAKLGSLQEVLIVASAMSIQDPRERPPERQQAADQAHAQWKDIDSDFAGLVNLWRGFEEQRQALTASPLRNWCRKNFLNYLRLREWRDSHRQLSLICRDMQLSLNKEPADYPKLHKAVLSGLLSQIGQKTEDGDYLGARQRRFWIHPSSGLGKKRPQWLMAAELVETTKLYARMVAKIDADWIEPLAGHLIKKNHFEPHWEKKRGQVVAFEQITLFGLIVVGRRPVHYGPIDPATSRELFIREGLVRGEIQSKAKCLIANKQLLEQLDELEAKARRRDILADEETLFAFYDARLPAEIHQTATFDSWYRVNSQKDPQLLIMREEDVLAREASEVTAAHYPDTLHIGDLELALSYHFEPNHPRDGVTLRVPAPLLPMLPPERLEWLVPGVIEAKCIALVRNLPKALRKNFVPVPDFVKAALQRMTFAEGSLPQALGRELLRMTGARVSDEAWAEAAQQVESHLRMNLEIVDGQGKFLGEGRDLAELTARFAEASQAALAVPQTAKSQQPVEAKVFAAVAEKTQQKIAGLSMTVYPALVEEGGTVKEGRFSTPAEAEFQHRRALQRLLMQQLAEPAKFLRGKLPGLTELGLMYRDMGRIDSLVEDILLASLDSCILDGEDPMPRDGAALAALAERKRGGWTEHAERLAKLTLEILKLWHGLQKRFKGKIDLAQAVALNDIKQQLSQLVYPGFVRETPMQWLKELPRYLKAIEQRFEKLGAQVQKDRVWSGELSGLWSQYQTRANKHAQEGKRDPQLELYRWWLEEYRVSLFAQQLGTKVPISDKRLGKQWSQVEL; the protein is encoded by the coding sequence ATGACTGACGAATCGCCTTCCATCGACAAACTGCTGAAAAACCTCGATCACGCCATGCTCGCCGACCGCCACCGGCTGCGGCGGCAGTTGCTCGAGCTGCGCAAGAAACCTGACGAGGCCAAGCTGGCCCAGTGGGTGGCGCGCATGCAAGCCTCCTGCGATCAGGTGCTGGCGCGGCGTGCCAGCCTGCCGGTGGTGCGTTACGACGACAGCCTGCCGATCGCCGCCAAGCGCGATGAAATCAAGGCCGCGCTGCTCAAGCACCAGGTGCTGATCATCGCCGGCGAAACCGGTTCGGGTAAGACCACCCAGTTGCCGAAGATCTGCCTGGAAATCGGTCGCGGCCAGCATGGCCTGATCGGCCACACCCAACCCCGTCGGATCGCCGCGCGCAGCGTGGCCAGTCGGGTCGCCGAGGAACTGGGCACGCCGTTGGGCGCGCTGGTCGGCTATCAGGTACGGTTCGAGGATCAGAGCGATGCCAACACCCTGATCAAGCTGATGACCGACGGCATCCTGCTGGCGGAAACCCAGAACGACCGCTACCTCGAACGCTACGACACGATCATCGTCGACGAAGCCCACGAACGCAGCCTGAACATCGACTTCCTGCTCGGTTACCTGAAAACCCTGCTGCCCCGTCGCCCGGACCTGAAAGTCATCATCACCTCGGCGACCATCGACCTGGAGCGTTTCTCCAAGCACTTCGATGACGCGCCGATCGTCGAAGTCTCCGGCCGCACCTTCCCGGTGGAGACGTGGTATCGCCCGCTGACCCTGGAGCAGGACGAGGAGGGCAACCGTGTCGAGGATGACTTGACGGTGGATCAGGCGATCCTCGCCACCCTCGACGAAATCGCCGCGTTCGAACGCAGCGAGCGCAAGAGCCCGGGCGATGTGCTGGTGTTTCTGCCCGGCGAACGCGAGATCCGTGACGCCGCCGACATGTTGCGTAAGGCCCAGCTCAAACACACCGAAATCCTGCCGCTGTACGCGCGGCTTTCGCCCGCCGAGCAGCAGCGAATTTTCCAGTCGCACCCTGGCCGGCGCGTGGTGCTGGCAACCAACGTCGCCGAAACCTCGCTGACGGTGCCGGGCATTCGTTATGTAATCGACAGCGGCACCGCGCGCATCAGTCGCTACAGCTACCGGGCGAAGGTCCAGCGCCTGCCCATCGAAGCCATTTCCCAGGCCAGCGCCAACCAGCGTAAAGGCCGTTGCGGGCGGGTCGAGCCGGGCATTTGCGTGCGGTTGTTCAGCGAAGAGGACTTTATCGGTCGTCCTGAATTTACCGACCCGGAGATCCTGCGCACCAACCTGGCGGCGGTGATTTTGCAGATGCTGCACCTGCGCCTGGGCGAGATCACCGACTTCCCGTTCATCGAGCCGCCGGACGGCAAGGCCATCAGCGACGGTTTCAACCTGCTGCAAGAGCTTTCGGCAGTGGATCGCAACAGCCAGTTGACCCCGCTCGGTCGCCAGTTGGCGCGGTTGCCGGTAGACCCGCGCATGGGCCGCATGCTGCTGGAAGCGGCGAAGCTCGGCAGCCTGCAGGAAGTGCTGATCGTCGCCAGCGCCATGTCGATTCAGGACCCGCGCGAACGTCCGCCGGAGCGTCAACAAGCGGCGGACCAGGCCCACGCGCAATGGAAAGACATCGACTCGGACTTCGCCGGGCTTGTCAACCTGTGGCGTGGTTTTGAAGAACAGCGTCAGGCCCTGACGGCGAGTCCGTTGCGCAACTGGTGCCGCAAGAATTTCCTCAATTACCTGCGCCTGCGCGAGTGGCGCGACTCTCACCGGCAGTTGAGCCTGATCTGCCGCGACATGCAGCTGAGCCTCAATAAAGAGCCGGCGGATTACCCGAAGCTGCACAAAGCCGTGCTCTCCGGCCTGCTCAGCCAGATCGGGCAAAAAACCGAAGACGGCGATTACCTGGGTGCCCGCCAGCGACGCTTCTGGATTCACCCGTCCTCCGGGCTGGGTAAAAAGCGCCCGCAATGGCTTATGGCCGCCGAACTGGTGGAAACCACCAAGCTCTATGCGCGGATGGTGGCCAAGATCGATGCCGACTGGATCGAGCCGCTCGCCGGGCACTTGATCAAGAAAAACCACTTCGAACCCCATTGGGAGAAGAAGCGCGGCCAGGTCGTGGCGTTCGAACAGATCACCCTGTTCGGGTTGATCGTGGTCGGTCGCCGGCCGGTGCACTACGGACCGATCGATCCTGCGACGTCCCGTGAGTTGTTCATTCGTGAAGGCTTGGTGCGTGGCGAGATTCAGTCCAAAGCCAAATGCCTGATTGCCAATAAACAACTGTTGGAACAGCTCGACGAACTCGAAGCCAAGGCCCGTCGCCGCGACATTCTGGCCGACGAAGAAACCCTGTTCGCCTTCTACGACGCGCGACTGCCGGCCGAGATTCACCAGACCGCGACCTTCGACAGCTGGTACCGGGTCAACAGCCAGAAAGACCCGCAGCTGCTGATCATGCGCGAAGAAGACGTGCTGGCCCGCGAGGCCAGTGAAGTCACCGCCGCGCATTACCCGGACACCTTGCACATCGGCGATCTGGAACTGGCCCTGAGTTACCACTTCGAGCCCAACCATCCACGGGACGGCGTCACCCTGCGGGTGCCGGCGCCGCTGTTGCCGATGCTGCCGCCGGAACGCCTGGAGTGGCTGGTGCCAGGTGTGATCGAGGCCAAGTGCATTGCACTGGTGCGCAACCTGCCCAAGGCCCTGCGCAAGAACTTCGTGCCAGTGCCGGATTTCGTCAAGGCCGCGTTGCAGCGCATGACCTTCGCCGAGGGCTCGTTGCCCCAGGCCTTGGGTCGTGAATTGCTGCGCATGACCGGGGCGCGGGTCAGCGATGAAGCCTGGGCCGAAGCGGCGCAGCAGGTTGAAAGCCATTTGCGGATGAACCTGGAAATCGTCGACGGCCAGGGCAAGTTTCTCGGTGAAGGCCGGGACCTGGCCGAGTTGACCGCCCGCTTTGCCGAGGCCAGCCAGGCAGCCCTGGCCGTGCCGCAAACCGCGAAAAGCCAGCAGCCGGTGGAGGCGAAAGTCTTTGCCGCCGTCGCTGAAAAGACTCAACAGAAGATCGCCGGGCTGTCGATGACGGTGTATCCGGCGCTGGTGGAAGAGGGCGGTACGGTCAAGGAAGGGCGTTTCTCGACGCCGGCCGAAGCCGAATTCCAGCATCGCCGCGCCTTGCAGCGTTTGCTGATGCAGCAATTGGCCGAGCCGGCGAAGTTCCTGCGCGGCAAGTTGCCGGGGCTGACCGAGCTGGGCCTGATGTACCGCGACATGGGGCGTATCGACAGCCTGGTAGAAGATATTCTGCTGGCCAGCCTCGACAGCTGCATCCTCGACGGCGAAGACCCGATGCCGCGCGACGGCGCCGCACTGGCGGCACTGGCCGAGCGCAAGCGTGGCGGCTGGACCGAGCACGCCGAGCGGTTGGCGAAGCTGACCCTGGAGATTCTCAAGCTGTGGCACGGTTTGCAAAAGCGCTTCAAGGGCAAGATCGACCTGGCGCAAGCCGTGGCCCTGAACGACATCAAGCAGCAGCTCAGCCAGCTGGTGTATCCGGGGTTCGTGCGTGAAACGCCGATGCAGTGGCTCAAGGAACTGCCGCGCTACCTCAAGGCCATCGAGCAACGCTTCGAAAAACTTGGCGCTCAGGTACAGAAGGACCGGGTCTGGAGCGGCGAGTTGTCCGGCCTCTGGAGCCAATACCAGACCCGCGCCAACAAACACGCCCAGGAAGGCAAGCGCGACCCGCAACTGGAGCTGTATCGCTGGTGGCTGGAGGAATACCGGGTTTCGTTGTTCGCCCAGCAATTGGGAACCAAGGTGCCGATCTCCGACAAGCGCCTGGGCAAGCAATGGAGCCAGGTCGAACTGTAG
- a CDS encoding DMT family transporter codes for MNPVDTLRLLALAAIWGASFLFMRIIAPVIGTIPTAFFRVSIAALGLLVILGLMRISWDFKGKLKTVMLLGMINSGIPATLYSVAAQVLPAGYSAIFNATTPLMGVLIGGLFFHEKLTAAKLGGVFLGLFGVGILTRAGPVAFDMDLLMGALACLLATTCYGFAGFLARRWLDQAGGLDSRLSALGSMLGATLLLLPLFGYSVISQPPVSWGGWSVWLSLLGLGLVCTALAYIIYFRLLSSVGPVKSMTTTFLIPPFGVLWGAMLLDEPLSMAHIYGGVLIAAALWLVLKPSVVKASAVAAK; via the coding sequence GTGAACCCCGTCGATACTCTGCGTTTGCTGGCCCTTGCCGCCATTTGGGGGGCGAGCTTCCTGTTCATGCGCATCATCGCCCCGGTCATTGGCACGATCCCCACGGCTTTTTTCCGCGTGTCGATTGCGGCGCTCGGGTTGCTGGTAATCCTGGGCCTGATGCGCATCAGCTGGGACTTCAAAGGCAAACTCAAGACGGTGATGCTGCTGGGGATGATCAACTCCGGGATTCCCGCGACCCTCTATTCGGTCGCCGCCCAAGTGCTGCCGGCCGGTTACTCGGCGATTTTCAATGCCACGACGCCGCTGATGGGGGTGTTGATCGGCGGTTTGTTCTTCCATGAAAAACTCACCGCCGCCAAGCTCGGCGGGGTATTTCTCGGCCTGTTCGGCGTCGGCATCCTGACCCGGGCCGGGCCGGTGGCGTTCGACATGGACCTGTTGATGGGTGCCCTCGCCTGCCTGCTCGCCACCACTTGCTACGGTTTCGCCGGGTTTCTGGCACGCCGTTGGCTCGACCAGGCCGGCGGTCTCGACAGTCGTCTTTCGGCGCTGGGCAGCATGCTGGGCGCGACGCTGCTGTTGCTGCCGCTGTTTGGCTACAGCGTGATCAGCCAGCCGCCGGTGAGCTGGGGCGGCTGGAGTGTGTGGCTGTCGTTGCTCGGGTTGGGCCTGGTGTGTACTGCGTTGGCGTACATCATTTACTTCCGCCTGCTCAGCTCGGTCGGGCCGGTGAAGTCGATGACCACGACCTTCCTGATTCCGCCGTTTGGAGTGTTGTGGGGCGCGATGTTGCTGGATGAGCCGTTGTCGATGGCTCACATTTATGGCGGGGTGTTGATTGCGGCGGCGTTGTGGTTGGTGTTGAAGCCTTCGGTGGTGAAGGCTTCAGCGGTGGCTGCCAAGTAG